From one Candidatus Glassbacteria bacterium genomic stretch:
- a CDS encoding DUF4330 domain-containing protein, with protein MKLIDEKGRLFGLINLLDLAVILGVLAALYVGISSWVAISQPRLQALGIRPAKISSGAPAKVTVKLDNKRYLLSARLHLIPKSFKGKTVLLDGKIPFNVRDSVLFNVPADLQAGTYETVLEAVTMDVFRRQSTYTLPLAKGDFVVSSVVSSAPKQRFKPSYGGQCFWSLEFTSLVLSQGNEGAGLEPGDSLFSMSGLAFTVRSVDPQVPAERLSAVPESRRTQVIASAELTVSADYDRLAEFLENSGSAITVEHLGQEYRIMPAAETSVELDMLFYLKEPDQVSLLDVQSILSGDEELPRAVVKVSYGEADNPWFSRGSVDPGGDVLHAFEVARIRLSCRLAEGGLYFGRSRLEPDRLLRFDVGGTRLTGGILSKSQPELRAVVRVMIEAMPARLVPLLRAGLKVSDSKGSVQAGEIHRVLDIDPLGTPAALSYRSQPGFGREFRRVILDLELNCTVSGGVPRFFNQQIDFGRSLNFALLGQPLNGVVHYAGELRPAGQLVWQSVQVEFRNVPQELVAWVRPGEQEYSLERPPSWKIERIMSNQPAKILYPSPDGRQALLADHPASRDIRCQVSLLVLQAGDDMFYNGNLLKVGSGLSFNARRWSFGAALVAF; from the coding sequence GTGAAACTGATCGACGAGAAGGGACGCCTGTTCGGCCTGATCAACCTGCTTGACCTGGCTGTTATCCTGGGAGTACTGGCCGCGCTTTACGTCGGCATTTCTTCCTGGGTGGCAATCAGCCAGCCCCGGTTGCAGGCGCTGGGAATCAGACCCGCAAAAATAAGCAGCGGCGCACCCGCAAAAGTCACAGTCAAGCTGGATAACAAGCGCTATCTGCTCAGTGCCCGGCTGCACCTGATCCCGAAGTCGTTCAAGGGAAAAACTGTTTTACTCGACGGCAAAATCCCATTCAACGTTCGTGACAGTGTCCTGTTCAACGTTCCGGCCGATCTCCAGGCCGGCACTTATGAAACAGTACTCGAAGCCGTTACCATGGATGTTTTCAGACGCCAGTCGACCTATACTCTCCCGCTGGCCAAGGGGGATTTCGTGGTCAGCTCGGTGGTCAGCTCAGCGCCAAAACAAAGGTTTAAGCCGTCCTACGGCGGCCAATGCTTCTGGTCCCTTGAATTTACTTCCCTGGTGCTGAGTCAGGGGAATGAAGGCGCCGGGCTGGAGCCGGGTGACAGCCTGTTCAGTATGTCCGGTCTTGCATTTACTGTCAGGTCAGTGGATCCTCAGGTTCCGGCGGAACGTCTGTCCGCGGTGCCTGAATCCCGGCGGACACAGGTAATTGCCTCAGCCGAACTGACTGTGTCCGCCGATTACGACCGGCTGGCTGAATTTCTTGAAAACAGCGGTTCCGCTATCACCGTGGAGCACCTGGGGCAGGAATACCGGATCATGCCCGCTGCCGAAACTTCTGTTGAACTTGATATGTTGTTCTACCTGAAGGAGCCGGACCAGGTGAGCCTGCTGGACGTTCAATCGATACTCTCCGGAGATGAGGAACTGCCTCGCGCAGTTGTCAAGGTCTCATACGGCGAGGCCGACAACCCCTGGTTCAGCCGCGGTTCGGTCGATCCCGGCGGCGACGTGCTGCATGCGTTCGAAGTCGCCCGTATCAGGCTCAGCTGCCGCCTTGCCGAGGGCGGCCTGTATTTCGGACGCTCCCGGCTGGAGCCGGATCGCCTGCTGAGATTCGATGTCGGGGGCACCCGCCTGACCGGTGGAATTCTCAGCAAATCCCAGCCGGAGTTGAGAGCTGTCGTCCGCGTAATGATAGAGGCGATGCCGGCCAGGCTTGTTCCACTGCTCAGGGCCGGATTAAAAGTCTCCGACTCTAAGGGCAGCGTACAAGCCGGTGAAATCCATCGTGTTCTTGATATAGATCCCCTGGGAACTCCCGCGGCTCTGTCATATCGCAGTCAGCCGGGGTTCGGCAGAGAATTCAGGCGTGTGATTCTGGACCTGGAACTTAACTGCACGGTGTCCGGCGGTGTTCCGCGCTTTTTTAATCAGCAGATCGATTTCGGGCGCAGCCTGAATTTTGCCCTGCTGGGCCAGCCGCTGAATGGAGTTGTTCATTACGCCGGTGAACTGCGGCCAGCCGGACAGCTTGTCTGGCAATCCGTCCAGGTTGAATTCAGGAACGTGCCCCAGGAGCTGGTGGCCTGGGTCAGGCCGGGTGAGCAGGAATATTCTCTCGAGAGACCGCCCTCCTGGAAAATAGAACGGATAATGTCCAACCAGCCTGCCAAAATTCTTTATCCCAGCCCGGACGGCCGTCAGGCCCTGCTCGCCGATCATCCTGCCAGCCGGGATATCCGCTGTCAGGTCAGCTTGCTGGTTTTGCAGGCCGGCGACGATATGTTTTATAACGGAAACCTGCTCAAAGTCGGTTCCGGACTTAGTTTCAATGCAAGGCGCTGGAGCTTCGGCGCGGCCCTGGTGGCGTTTTAG
- a CDS encoding glycosyltransferase family 4 protein, with amino-acid sequence MKNILFIVPYPPQGASNRFRVLQFLPGLEKEGIGARVRPFYSQALWRILYREGKVFRKLLLGLGCAVNRLLDLWRALAYDMVFIHRESFPVGPAWFERCLRLLGKPYIYDFDDAVFLPNAARSNRLFARLKCPGKTAAVVRMSSLTIAGNSYLADFARRSGAGRVEIVPTVVNTEVFRPARSRSAQEAVVVGWIGSATTIDFLAPFIDIWQRVIERIPEARLRIVGGSLPEPWPAGVECVAWSMDTEVSELQRFDIGIMPMPDNQWTRGKCAFKAIEYMAAGVPAVCSPVGMNLDLITHGKTGFLPGDENEWTETIIRLAGDPELRSAVGTAGRSVIEENFSLQAVQPRLLRIIREAAG; translated from the coding sequence ATGAAAAATATCCTGTTTATCGTCCCCTACCCGCCCCAGGGGGCCAGTAACAGGTTCAGGGTACTTCAATTCCTGCCCGGACTTGAGAAGGAGGGTATCGGCGCCAGGGTCCGGCCGTTTTACAGCCAGGCCTTGTGGCGAATTCTCTACCGTGAGGGAAAAGTTTTCCGCAAATTACTGCTCGGACTCGGCTGCGCTGTCAACCGACTGCTTGATTTGTGGCGTGCATTGGCCTACGATATGGTATTCATCCACCGCGAGAGCTTCCCGGTGGGTCCGGCCTGGTTCGAACGCTGCCTTCGCCTGCTGGGCAAACCGTATATCTACGATTTCGATGATGCGGTTTTTCTGCCCAACGCCGCGCGCTCGAACCGTCTGTTCGCCCGGCTGAAATGCCCGGGCAAGACCGCCGCGGTTGTGCGGATGAGCAGCCTGACAATCGCGGGCAACAGCTACCTGGCCGACTTCGCCAGGCGCTCCGGGGCGGGACGTGTGGAAATTGTCCCGACAGTGGTTAATACAGAGGTCTTCCGTCCGGCGCGCAGCCGAAGCGCTCAGGAGGCGGTGGTTGTCGGCTGGATCGGCAGTGCGACCACGATCGATTTTCTGGCGCCGTTCATCGACATCTGGCAGCGGGTGATCGAACGTATCCCCGAAGCGCGGCTTCGAATCGTGGGGGGGAGCCTGCCCGAACCGTGGCCCGCCGGCGTGGAATGTGTTGCCTGGAGTATGGATACCGAGGTTTCGGAACTTCAGCGTTTCGATATCGGGATCATGCCGATGCCGGACAACCAGTGGACCCGAGGCAAGTGCGCGTTCAAGGCTATCGAATACATGGCCGCCGGCGTTCCGGCGGTATGCAGCCCTGTGGGCATGAATCTTGATCTGATAACCCACGGGAAAACAGGTTTTCTGCCCGGTGACGAAAACGAATGGACTGAAACTATTATCCGCCTCGCCGGTGATCCGGAGCTGCGCAGCGCGGTGGGAACCGCCGGACGCAGTGTGATCGAGGAGAATTTCAGCCTCCAGGCTGTCCAGCCACGATTGCTCCGGATTATCCGGGAAGCTGCCGGATAG